In Paludibacter propionicigenes WB4, the genomic window TTCAACATCGCCACCAGGAAAAACAGGCATCTGTTCAATAACAGTATATACTTTTTCTTCCACTTCCTGAGTAACTGCTTGCTTTACGTCAGCAATATCCTTACCTCCTGTTTCATCGTTTCCTTTTACGTCAGCGATTGAAATAGCAGTTTTTGTATTATTAAGCATTTCCTGACTTTTGAACTCTTCTTTTACTTCTTCGTCCTTTTTAATGACCGGAGCAGTAAATTTAATCGAACTTTTTAAAGCTGGTGGAGGTTCAACCGCCTTAGGCTTCTTTATATCATTCTTTACTTCAGGTTTTTCCAATTTTGATAATGTTGTAACTTCGGTCACTACTTCTCTTTCTTTTGGTTTAACCATTTCAATCAATTTTGGTAAGCTAAATCCAACAATAGCTACAACTGTAATAATTATCATCGCAGTATTATGTCTTTTGTTAGATTCGCCACGTAATTGATACGCGCCGTATTGCTTGTTCTTACCTTGAAAAACAAGTTCACGCCATTCCAAGGAAGTTAAATCTATTTTTGCCATCTTGTTAATATTTTGGTCATTTAACTATTTAGAGGATCCTTGACTTAGTGTACCTTTGTTTCGCAAATTCCTAATTAAAAAATAATCTCCAGGTGTTATCTTGTCAATAACATACTTTCCAATATTACAAATTTGCATTTCATCAAGTGCATCAATCAAATTCTTATAGGTTGCTCTATCAGATGCTTTTATAATTACAGTCGGTGTACCCTTTCCGCCTTTTATCTCGGAAACCTGTTTTTTAAATTCTTCTTGACTAATTTTCAACTGAACTTTTTGTTCTTTCAAGTCATTGATCTTATTTACTGCCACTGTGTTGCGTTTCAATAAAAATGCTCTCAAACCATCAGCTTTATAAGAACTTAGTTTTAAAGAATTATAATCCTTAACATCTGCCTGGCCAGTATAATAAAATACTGAATCACCACCTGTCAAAAGCAATGTTACTGCCTCCGAAGCCTTTACAGCATCTTTATCTTTTTCCGTAATTTTATTATCATTAGTCGGCATGCTTATTTCCATCGTTTGAGGTTTACTCAACGATGTACATAACATAAAGAAAGTAATCAGCAACATGTTCATATCCACCATAGGTGTAAAATCGACGTGAACGCTAATTTTTTTCTGTTTACTGCCACCTTTCTTCTTTTTTCCTCCGCCTTCGTTACTTTGTATTTCAGCCATAATTTTGTTTATTTTTTATTAGCAGTTTCATTCTTAAGTGACGTAATCAGATTGTACCTGTTTTCTCTCAAATCCAAAAGAGAATTCATTACATTTTTAATTACTTTATAGGGCGTTTTCTGGTCAGCCTTAATAGCTATCCTAAATGCAGGATTAACCGCTTTAGCTTTTTGTATCCATACTTTAAACTGATTGTCAAGACTATCAGTTGGTATACCATAATTACCAAGTACTTTATCTTGTTCCTCTCCCTTTAAGGCTAAAAAAGCTTTCATACTTTTTATGGGTATTCCAAATGTCTGTGCAATTTTGAACTTTTTCTTTTCTTGTTCAGTAAATGTCACTCCATAATGACTACCCACACTATCCAAGGTATTTACCATATCGGCTTGTTTATCCATGCTCATGAATACCTTTCCTTTAGGATCTATCAAAATTGACAGAACATTCGTTTCGGGTATTTTGATCTCAGAAACAGACCCCGGAGTTGTTACTTGTACTGGCTCTTTTTTCACGAACGTAGAAGTTAACATGAAAAAAGTAAGCAGAAGCACTGTAACGTCGCTCATCGCGGTCATATCGATACGGGTACTCTTCCTTGCTACTTTTACTTTAGACATAATTTCGCTTTATTTTAGGTTGATTACTTGTGAGATGCAGCAAATGTTTGTACGATAGAGAAACCTACTTCGTCAATAGAGAAAGTAAGTGAGTCAATTTTACTTGTGAAATAGTTATACGAAATAACAGCTAAAGCACCTGTTGCGATACCGAAAGCAGTATTAATCAAAGCCTCAGAAATACCTTGAGAAAGTGCCATAGAATCTGTACCACCAGCACCTGCTAATGAAGCAAACGAACGAATCATACCGATTACCGTTCCTAACAGCCCCATCAACGTACCTAATGTTGTGATAGTAGCAATAACAGGTAGATTTTGGCTTAACATTGGTAATTCCAAAGCAGTAGCTTCTTCAACCTCTTTTTGAATAGCCAGAATTTGTTGTTCTTTTGATAATGTTTTATCTTCTTCTACCTCTGCATATTTTACCAAAGCAGATGTTACTACATTACCAACTGATCCTTTTTGTTTATCGCAAATTGCTGTTGCACCTGCGATATCACCTTTGGTCAATGCTGTTTTGATTTCCTGAACAAATTTAGCCAGATTACCTTTACCTTGTGCTGATTTTATAGCAAAAAATCTTTCTACACTTAAAGCCAATACTGTAAGTAATAATGTTTGAATGATCGGAACAATGAAACCTCCTTTATAAACTGTACCAAGTAAATTACCATCAAGTGGGTGATTATTAGGATCTCCATTTACAAAGTTTGCCGGGTTACCGAACACATAGTGAAAAATTGCAATTGCAAGTACGAAACATGCAGCAATAACAAGACCTGATGATTTAATACCGGTGAATTGTTTACCTTTTTTTGGTTGTTTTTGATTCTTTGCCATAACGTTTTTTTTATTAGTATTATTTTTTATAATTGTTTTCAAAAATATTTATAGATATTATTTTATAGAATTTAATATAATCACAGAAATATGAAAGACTTACAATACAATTCCTAGAATTTTAAACATTCAACTAGAGAGACATTCAATCAAGTATATTTATTCAGGTATTATTTATAACGAGCACAAAAATAGCAACAAAATCATTAAAGTTGATGCTTTTTACAATTTTTAATTGTATTTTTTTGCAGACGCCTGAATTTCACAGAAATATAACATACAGAACGTTGTTTTTCATATAAAATACTGTAAATAATGTGAGATTTATAATACAGTTTTATGACAGAAATAACTAACTTAACTTATTGTTCGAAAATCATTCTTTGATTAGTCCTCTTATAAATATCTGGCATTTCCCAGCTATTTTTTACTATTCATCTAATCGCATTCGAAAATACAATAGAATGATTAGTATGATTAAAAACTAAATTTTTTCAGTCAAAAATTCATATGATTTATTCCTCCGATTACCGAGAATACGCTATTTTACAGACAACTACACACTTAAGTACAGAGGCAAAATACACATTTTTTTGTATTAAATTGCATTATAAATTCAGCATTCAAATATATAAAAAAAAACAATTTATAAGCATAAACCTGCACCTTTTTTCAATACATTTTCATTAAAAAATTCTACTTTTTGGGCTGTATCATTCCATTGCGAAAATTTCAGAAACCATATATATTTATTATTTCATCATTGAATAAAAAGAATGAATAAATAGATAGAAATTGTATACATACAGTATATATATACAACGCAATATTGCAATTTCTACGATGCATGATTATACGAAATAAAAACGCTGCAATCTAAATAATTCTAATCAAAGTTAGCTGCATTTCGTAAATCAAATCGTATTTTTTGCCTGTATTTGACTTACGGGCATAAAAAAAAGCCTCACACAATTTCTTGTATGAGGCTTTAAAAACGGCGGCTATCTACTCTCCCACTTTGCAGCAGTACCATCGACGTGGACAGGCTTAACTTCTCTGTTCGGAATGGGAAGAGGTGGAACCCTGTCGCTATAACCACCTAAATACGGTTTATTTAGTTGACAGATTATTGGTTAATTAGTTGGTTAGTTATGATTGGTATTAAACCAATTACTTATTACACTTAATTACTCAATTAACTTGTTATAATAGATAATTGAAAAAGAAGAGAGAAAAATACGCAAAGAGCGGGTTTGTTTCCTTTATCTCTACCTTTATTATTCCCCTTTAGGGGTTAGGGGTAGATTAGGGGTTCTAAAAAAGCTATCGGGCAATTAGTATCACTCGGCTCTACATTTCTGTTATACACCTGTGACCTATCAACGTGGTAGTCTTCCACGACCCTCAATGGAAATCTAATCTTGAAGATGGCTTCGTGCTTAGATGCTTTCAGCACTTATCCAAACCGAACGTAGCTACTGGGCAGTGCTCCTGGCGGAACAACCCATCGACCAGAGGTTCGTCCAACACGGTCCTCTCGTACTAGTGTCAGACCTTCGCAAATTTCCTGCGCCCACAACAGATAGGGACCGAACTGTCTCACGACGTTCTGAACCCAGCTCGCGTGCCACTTTAATGGGCGAACAGCCCAACCCTTGGGACCTTCTCCAGCCCCAGGATGTGACGAGCCGACATCGAGGTGCCAAACCATTCCGTCGATATGAGCTCTTGGGAATGATCAGCCTGTTATCCCCGGAGTACCTTTTATCCTTTGAGCGATGGCCCTTCCATACGGAACCACCGGATCACTATGCCCTAGTTTCCTACCTGATCGACTTGTCGGTCTCTCAGTCAAGCGCGCTTATACCATTATACTCTACGACCGGTTACCAATCGGCCTGAGCGCACCTTTGGAAGCCTCCGTTACACTTTTGGAGGCGACCACCCCAGTCAAACTACCCACCATACAGTGTCCTCCCTACAAGGGAGTTAGAACTCAAATAATCAAAGGGCCGTATTTCAAGGGTGACTCCACAAACACTAGCGTGCCCGCTTCGCAGTCTCCGGCCTATCCTACACATTAATTACCCAAATTCAATGTAAAGTTGCAGTAAAGGTTCACGGGGTCTTTCCGTCCCGTTGCGGGTAATCGGCATCTTCACCGATACTACAATTTCACCGAGCTCACAGCTGAGACAGTGCCCAGATCGTTACACCATTCGTGCAGGTCGGAACTTACCCGACAAGGAATTTCGCTACCTTAGGACCGTTATAGTTACGGCCGCCGTTTACTGGGGCTTCAATTCAATGCGTCTCTTGCGATAACATCTCCTCTTAACCTTCCAGCACCGGGCAGGTGTCAGGCCATATACTTCATCTTTCGATTTTGCATAGCCCTATGTTTTTGTTAAACAGTCGCCTGGGCCATTTCTCTGCGGCTTCTCATTCAACATGAGGAAGCGCCCCTTCTCCCGAAGTTACGGGGCTATTTTGCCTAGTTCCTTAGCTGTGAATCACTCGAGCGCCTTAGTACGCTATACTTGACCACGTGTGTCCGTTTGTGGTACGAGTACTTATAAGATTAACGTTTAGCGGATTTTCTTGGGAGTCTGATTACATCCATATCCGATTGCACAAGTGCGCTCGGTACTATCAGGTTCGACTCTAGGAGCGGATTTGCCTACCCCCGTCAATATCTACACCCTTTAACGACCTATTCCGTCAGGCCGCAGGACTTTCACTGCTCCGTCCCCACTTCACTCTTATAAGTAGTACTGGAATATTAACCAGTTCTTCCATCGGCTTCGCCTATCGGCTATACCTTAGGCCCCGACTAACCCTGATCCGATTAGCGTTGATCAGGAAACCTTAGTCTTCCGGCGGGGAGGTTTCTCGCCTCCCTTATCGTTACTTATTCCTACATTTGCTTTTCCAGCCGCTCCAGAGTAAGTTGTCCTTACGCCTTCAACGCTGTACTGGAATGCTCCCCTACCAATTATACAATGTATAATTCCATAGCTTCGGTAATATGCTTATGCCCGATTATTATCCACGCCAAACCGCTCGACTAGTGAGCTGTTACGCACTCTTTGAATGAATGGCTGCTTCCAAGCCAACATCCTAGCTGTCACTGCAGTTCGACTTCGTTAATTCAACTTAGCATATATTTGGGGACCTTAGCTGATGGTCTGGATTCTTTTCCTCTCGGACATGGACCTTAGCACCCATGCCCTCACTGCTGCAAAACATTTATATGCATTCGGAGTTTATCAGGACTTGATAGGCGGTGAAGCCCTCGCATCCAATCAGTCGCTCTACCTCATATAAACTATTGCAACGCTGCACCTAAATGCATTTCGGGGAGTACGAGCTATCTCCAAGTTTGATTAGCCTTTCACCCCTACCCACAAGTCATCCGAACACTTTTCAACGTATACCGGTTCAGTCCTCCATTTCGTGTTACCGAAACTTCAACTTGCTCATGGGTAGATCACTTGGTTTCGCGTCTACTCCCACTGACTATGGCGCCCTGTTAAGACTCGCTTTCGCTTCGGCTGCGTACCTGAAATACTTAACCTTGCCAGTGAAAGTAACTCGTAGGATCATTATGCAAAAGGCACGCTGTCACACCACGAAGGTGCTCCAACCGCTTGTAAGCGAACGGTTTCAGGATCTATTTCACTCTTCTATTCGAAGTACTTTTCACCTTTCCCTCACGGTACTGGTTCACTATCGGTCTCTGGGGAGTATTTAGCCTTACCGGATGGTCCCGGCAAATTCATACAGGATTTCTCGTGTCCCGCACTACTCAGGATACTGCTATCAAAATAAAACTTTACCTGTACGGGATTATCACCCTCTATGATCGATCTTTCCAAATCGTTCCAGTTCGTTTTTATTCCAAATATCGCAGTCCTATAACCCCAACAATGCATTACTACATCATTGGTTTGGGCTTCTCCGCGTTCGCTCGCCACTACTTGCGGAATCACTTTTGTTTTCTTCTCCTAAGGGTACTTAGATGTTTCAGTTCCCCTCGTTCGCCTCCCGCATAGCGGGATAACATAGCTTCACTATGTTGGGTTGCCCCATTCGGAAATCTCGGGATCATAGGTTATTTGCACCACCCCCGAGCTTATCGCAGCTTATCACGTCCTTCATCGCCTCCCAGAGCCAAGGCATCCACCGTTCGCTCTTATTTGCTTTTTTTATTTCTTGTTTGCTCGTATCCATAGTTATCAGACGCATTTACATGCGTCTCTACAAATACTCAATGCTTAACTTTAGATTACTCTATCGCAAAGCATTGCTTTACTACTTTTTCTCTCTTTCTTTCAATATATCAAAGATCGCTATTGAATGAATAATTAATAATTGATAATTAATAATTATTTTGTCTCACGACAATTATTCATTTAATGTGTTGATTGTTAGTGGTTCAATACTAATAATCTGTATTACTTTTTTGCTATTCTTCAAAAAAAAACAACCCGCTGGTCGATTTTTGTGGAGAATATCGGGCTCGAACCGATGACCCCCTGCGTGCAAGGCAGGTGCTCTAAGCCAACTGAGCTAATCCCCCGAGTATTTTCAGTTATCAGGGAACACTTATCAGTTATCAGTTCTTCAACTGTTCACTGTTCACTGCTCACTGTGAACTGTTGTTGTAGTCCCAGGCAGAGTTGAACTGCCGACCTCTACATTATCAGTGTAGCGCTCTAACCAACTGAGCTATAGGACTGAATTTCAGTTATCAGTCATCAGCTTTCAGTTATCAACTTCTCTTGTGTAACTACCGTTTTCAGTTATCAGTCATCAGGTATCAGTTATCAGCATTCTCTGTAACTTGCATTACCGCTGACTGTTCACTGTTTACTGTTCACTGCTGACTGTATTTATATCATAAACAACATAATGTAGTACTCAAAAAGTTTGCACTTTCCTTGTATACCACTTTTCTACTAAGTTTCGATAACATCGCTCCAGAAAGGAGGTGTTCCAGCCGCACCTTCCGGTACGGCTACCTTGTTACGACTTAGCCCCAGTTACTAGTTTTACCCTAGGACGCTCCTTGCGGTTACGTACTTCAGGTCCCCCCAGCTTCCATGGCTTGACGGGCGGTGTGTACAAGGCCCGGGAACGTATTCACCGCGCCATGGCTGATGCGCGATTACTAGCGAATCCAGCTTCACGGAGTCGAGTTGCAGACTCCGATCCGAACTGAGAGAGGCTTTAAGAGATTAGCATCTTGTCACCAAGTAGCAACCCTCTGTACCCCCCATTGTAACACGTGTGTCGCCCCGGACGTAAGGGCCGTGCTGATTTGACGTCATCCCCACCTTCCTCACACCTTACGGTGGCAGTCTCAATAGAGTCCTCAGCTTAACCTGTTAGTAACTATCAATAGGGGTTGCGCTCGTTATGGCACTTAAGCCGACACCTCACGGCACGAGCTGACGACAACCATGCAGCACCTACACATCTGCTATTGCTAGAAGACCTGTTTCCAAGTCGGTCAGATGCATTTCAAGCCCGGGTAAGGTTCCTCGCGTATCATCGAATTAAACCACATGTTCCTCCGCTTGTGCGGGCCCCCGTCAATTCCTTTGAGTTTCATTCTTGCGAACGTACTCCCCAGGTGGAATACTTAACGCTTTCGCTTTGCCACATACAGTATATCGCATACAGCTAGTATTCATCGTTTACTGCGTGGACTACCAGGGTATCTAATCCTGTTTGATCCCCACGCTTTCGTGCCTCAGCGTCAGTTGTATCCCAGTAAGCTGCCTTCGCAATTGGTGTTCTGTGTTATATCTAAGCATTTCACCGCTACACAACACATTCCGCCTACCTCATTTACACTCAAGACCCTCAGTTTCAATGGCAATTTTACGGTTGAGCCGCAAACTTTCACCACTGACTTAAGGGTCCGCCTACGCACCCTTTAAACCCAATAAATCCGGATAACGCTCGGATCCTCCGTATTACCGCGGCTGCTGGCACGGAGTTAGCCGATCCTTATTCGTAAAGTACATACAATAGAGTACACGTACTCTTTTTTATTCCCTTACAAAAGAAGTTTACAATCCATAGAACCTTCTTCCTTCACGCGACTTGGCTGGTTCAGGCTCTCGCCCATTGACCAATATTCCTCACTGCTGCCTCCCGTAGGAGTCTGGTCCGTGTCTCAGTACCAGTGTGGGGGACCTTCCTCTCAGAACCCCTAATGATCGTTGCCTTGGTGAGCCGTTACCTCACCAACTAGCTAATCATACGCATGCCCATCTGTAAGCCATAAATGTTTAACCACTAAACCATGCAGTTCAGTGGTATTATGCGGTATTAGTCCGAATTTCTCCGGGTTATTCCCCTCTTACAGGTAGGTTGCATACGTGTTACTCACCCGTGCGCCGGTCGCCACCAAAGTATTGCTACCTTTATGCTGCCCCTCGACTTGCATGTGTTAGGCCTGTCGCTAGCGTTCATCCTGAGCCAGGATCAAACTCTTCGTTGTATCTTTTTTTATTTGCTCGGATGCTATCTATTCCTAAATTTATTGTAGAAAATTGACGTGGTATAAAAAATCTTTGTATCCTTTGACAGATACTCCCATTTATAAAAAATGTTCCCTTTCCTTATACTACATTATTTGTTGTTCATGTATTCTCAAAGATCGATGCTTGATACCCCTAACCCCTAAAGGGGAATTTGGAAGTTGCACTTCGCAGTGCAGTTGTTTATCAAGACTTCTAATGTTACTACAAAATAGCTCCCTATTTTATAACTTGTTTTGCTTTCGTTCTACCCTCAAATTTTGTGAGACAAACGGGCTGCAAAGATACTGCTTTTTCTCAATATACCAAACTTTATTAGAAAAGTTTTGATTTTTATTTTCAAGAAAATTTGTCGGGAAAACTTAATTTTATCCAACTTAACTGTTTTTTAATCAGTCAGTTATTAAACCATTTTTAAACCCAAAGCTTCTCTCTCAAAGCGGCTGCAAAGGTAATGCTTATTTTTAAACTACCAAACTTTTTGAGAAAAATAATTTCTTTATTTATTTGACACCTCTTTTCATTACCTAACTACCGTGCTTCTCTCTCAAAGCGGGTGCAAAAGTAGTCACTTTATACATACAATCCAAATCATTTTACCTTTTATTTCTGCTGTAAAACATACTAATCACCTTAAACGCCTGATAAAAAACTCGTTCCTGTCGCAAAATAATTTATTGTTTTCTCAAAATAAGGTCTGATTGCAGTCCCAAATTGGGCGGAAAATCCCATAGAACCTCACGAATGACAGTGAAAAAGCAGGATAATAGTAGAATGATAGAACTCTACAAACTCATTTAGTATCCGAAAAAAGACAAAAGGAAGAGTAAAGACTCGTTGCCAAACTGAAATCTCAATTTTTATACACAATAGATATATTTTTTAGTTTAATGAACTCCCAATTTGAATTTATTGAGTACTTTTGGCATTCGTATCTGAGTAAAACAAATGCCCCAAATTTATAATTCAATAGAAATCAGGCAAATGTTGTGATAAAAAGAGAGATTGAAATTGAACGCAATAAAATTGCAGTTAATAAATGAGTATTAATTCCTTTTTTCATCGAACTTACGATCTACCTAAAGAAATAAATCAAGCTTGTATATAATGTCTATACCTCCAAAATTACAACCTATAATATATGGCGTAGTCGTGTTTGTGATATTTGCTACATTATCAGTAATATTGAAAATAGTAACAAAACACCAATCAACGGACGCAGATTATTTTGGCATACTCACGAATAAAGATCTTCTGATGGGAGTCGTTGTTGCTGTGATAGTAACTTTATCGCACGAGAAGAAAAAGAAATTAAAATAAGCATGTCTGAAATTATAAACTATATATTACAGTTTTTATTGGGAGAGAATGTATCCCAGGAAATTATTTCACAGATCGGTTATACTGCCGACCGTGCTGAATTCCATAAATATAAACTCGTAATTGTCCCATCTACATTTTTTGATGTGAATATATACGGTACAACCGATTCTTTACCAAGTTTGCCGTTGAAAATATGGGAAGAAGCTCCAATATTATTTGGCTTACCTGAAACAGAATTGATTGGCAACACTCAGATACTATATGCCGATTTGATTGCCAGCACATACTTTCTTATCAGCCGATACGAAGAAATGGTTCAATGCGACAAACGGGATTCGCATGGGCGATTTCCGGGGAAAATCTCTTTACCCTATCGCTCAGGCCTTATTGACTCACCACTTGTAGACGAATATGGTAAATTGCTGCGTTCTCAGCTACAAAACATCGGAATCGAAATTCCTGATATGCCGAAAAAGATTCGGAAAATTTACCTGACTCACGATGTTGACCAATTATCACATTATAGAAATTTCAGAGGTTTTCTGGGAGGACTTCTTCGGGGGATTAAGCGTCCGAAAGAGGGTAATAAAGCTATAAAAAGCTACTTTGGCGGACTAAAAAACGACCCGTGGTTTACATCACCGTGGCTATTTAGGCTCGACAATTCCGTAAGGCAAGGTATTGGTTCTGACCGGTGCGAGCCAATTGTATTTGTAAAAGTAGGAGGTGGATCGCACAAAGAGGACAAACCTTTTATAACACATCATATACAAGATTTTCAATCCTTGGTGATGCTCTGCAAGAAGAAGAACATTACTTTCGGATTACATTCGAGCTATGAAGCCGGTATCAAGCCCAATTTAATAGCCGATGAGAAAAAGCATCTGGAAAAATTATCAAAAAAAACGATTACTTACAACAGGCATCATTATCTTGACTCACGCGAGCCGGAAGATATGCAAGCATTAATAGATGCCGGTATTACTGATGATTTTACAATGGGCTATGCTGATGTTGCCGGATTCAGGCTCGGAACATGCAGACCCGTAAAATGGATTAATCCTAAAACCAAAGAACTGACAACGCTTACGTTGCACCCACTAACCATCATGGATAGTAGCCTGAGCGATAAGCGTTATATGTATATGAATGCGCACGAAGCCTACGAATACTGTATCCGACTGATAAATATGGTGGAAAGCTGGAATGGCGAATTGGTTCTGCTTTGGCATAATACCTCAGTAGAAGATAATCCGCAATTATATCACCGAAAACTATATCAGGACATCATCAACTATTTGAAGACAAAATGATATGCAAAAAACGGCTGTTGTCTGCGTTACAAATGACCTGAGTACCGACCAACGGGTACACAAAACCTGCATGACACTTCAAAAATGCGGGTATTGGGTGATTGAAACAGGACGACTACTGCCTGACAGCCTGCCTCTTGAGAGACCTTATTTCACATTGCGACGAAAGCTGTGGTTTAGAAAAGGACCACAATTTTACGCGGAGTTCAACATCCGTTTGTTTCTATATTTAATGACAAAAAACGTTGATTTGATTTTTTCCAATGATTTGGATACACTCCCGGCTGCTTACCTCGCAGCTAAACTCCGCAATATCAGATTAATTTACGATACACATGAGTACTTTACTGAAACACCCGAACTGGCTCATCGCCCTCTGGTGCAATCAATCTGGAAAAAGATTGAAGATCGCATATTCCCTAAATTGAAAGATATTATTACGGTAAATGATTCCATTGCAAAACTTTATAGTGAAAAGTATAATAAAACGATACATGTAAGCCGGAATATTCCACCTACTTACAGCCCCGCTCACCTTAAAACGCGAAAAGATCTTGGCTTGCCTGAAAACAAACATATACTTATTTTGCAGGGGACAGGAATAAACGTTCAGCGCGGAGCCGAAGAAGCCGTGCTGGCAATGCAATATCTGGAGAATGCCGTATTATTGATAGTGGGTAGCGGAGATGTTT contains:
- a CDS encoding ExbD/TolR family protein — its product is MAEIQSNEGGGKKKKGGSKQKKISVHVDFTPMVDMNMLLITFFMLCTSLSKPQTMEISMPTNDNKITEKDKDAVKASEAVTLLLTGGDSVFYYTGQADVKDYNSLKLSSYKADGLRAFLLKRNTVAVNKINDLKEQKVQLKISQEEFKKQVSEIKGGKGTPTVIIKASDRATYKNLIDALDEMQICNIGKYVIDKITPGDYFLIRNLRNKGTLSQGSSK
- a CDS encoding energy transducer TonB, with amino-acid sequence MAKIDLTSLEWRELVFQGKNKQYGAYQLRGESNKRHNTAMIIITVVAIVGFSLPKLIEMVKPKEREVVTEVTTLSKLEKPEVKNDIKKPKAVEPPPALKSSIKFTAPVIKKDEEVKEEFKSQEMLNNTKTAISIADVKGNDETGGKDIADVKQAVTQEVEEKVYTVIEQMPVFPGGDVELLKYIRDHLNYPPIAAENGVQGKVTLRFVVSKSGTVDKVEVVRSLDTACDKEAVRVVKSLPKFIPGKQNGVNVSVWYTLPITFKLN
- a CDS encoding ExbD/TolR family protein, coding for MSKVKVARKSTRIDMTAMSDVTVLLLTFFMLTSTFVKKEPVQVTTPGSVSEIKIPETNVLSILIDPKGKVFMSMDKQADMVNTLDSVGSHYGVTFTEQEKKKFKIAQTFGIPIKSMKAFLALKGEEQDKVLGNYGIPTDSLDNQFKVWIQKAKAVNPAFRIAIKADQKTPYKVIKNVMNSLLDLRENRYNLITSLKNETANKK
- a CDS encoding polysaccharide deacetylase family protein; the encoded protein is MSEIINYILQFLLGENVSQEIISQIGYTADRAEFHKYKLVIVPSTFFDVNIYGTTDSLPSLPLKIWEEAPILFGLPETELIGNTQILYADLIASTYFLISRYEEMVQCDKRDSHGRFPGKISLPYRSGLIDSPLVDEYGKLLRSQLQNIGIEIPDMPKKIRKIYLTHDVDQLSHYRNFRGFLGGLLRGIKRPKEGNKAIKSYFGGLKNDPWFTSPWLFRLDNSVRQGIGSDRCEPIVFVKVGGGSHKEDKPFITHHIQDFQSLVMLCKKKNITFGLHSSYEAGIKPNLIADEKKHLEKLSKKTITYNRHHYLDSREPEDMQALIDAGITDDFTMGYADVAGFRLGTCRPVKWINPKTKELTTLTLHPLTIMDSSLSDKRYMYMNAHEAYEYCIRLINMVESWNGELVLLWHNTSVEDNPQLYHRKLYQDIINYLKTK
- a CDS encoding MotA/TolQ/ExbB proton channel family protein, with the protein product MAKNQKQPKKGKQFTGIKSSGLVIAACFVLAIAIFHYVFGNPANFVNGDPNNHPLDGNLLGTVYKGGFIVPIIQTLLLTVLALSVERFFAIKSAQGKGNLAKFVQEIKTALTKGDIAGATAICDKQKGSVGNVVTSALVKYAEVEEDKTLSKEQQILAIQKEVEEATALELPMLSQNLPVIATITTLGTLMGLLGTVIGMIRSFASLAGAGGTDSMALSQGISEALINTAFGIATGALAVISYNYFTSKIDSLTFSIDEVGFSIVQTFAASHK
- a CDS encoding glycosyltransferase; this translates as MQKTAVVCVTNDLSTDQRVHKTCMTLQKCGYWVIETGRLLPDSLPLERPYFTLRRKLWFRKGPQFYAEFNIRLFLYLMTKNVDLIFSNDLDTLPAAYLAAKLRNIRLIYDTHEYFTETPELAHRPLVQSIWKKIEDRIFPKLKDIITVNDSIAKLYSEKYNKTIHVSRNIPPTYSPAHLKTRKDLGLPENKHILILQGTGINVQRGAEEAVLAMQYLENAVLLIVGSGDVFPKLKALTEENSLQNKIIFKAKMPFEELRQYTMNSDLGLAIDKDTNLNYRFSLPNKLFDYIHSGIPVLSSGLVELKQIIDKYDIGFYIQNHDPKHIATVIENAFSDQTRYNIVKQNTAKAKEELCWEKEEKVLISVINQQ